CGTGCCGGGCCCTCCTCCGAGTCCTCCCCAGGCTCTGGCAGGGAGCGGACTGCGGCCGCTCCCCTGCCCCGAGCCGCGGCGTGCCGGAGGCAGCAGCCCGAGGGTGCCGCTCGCCTCGCTCgggagccccccgccgccgccgtcctTGCCCAGCAGGACCCCGCCAGCCGCACCCGGAGCCCCAGGGGcgagctgcccccagcccagctcgcCCCGAGCTCGCCGCTTCGGCGAGTGGGTACCCGGCGGGGCTGCGGGACGCGCTGGGGCTCAGCAAATATTTGCGGGCTGGCGCTGCAAGAAAAGTCGAAAGGAAACGAACGCGGTTACTGTCCGCCGGCGGCACTTCCAGCTTCGCGTCCCGCCTTTTTAAAGCCCGTCCTCGGCTACTTTCGGATTTGGATGAATTCAGGCAGTTGGGGATGCCGCAAACACGGCGCTGGGTCGCGGGCGCTCGGGAAGTGTTCATATTTAGAGCAGGAAGGCGAGGAGCCGGCGGGGTTGTGTCCCACCTGCCAAGTATCACGCGGCTTTGCAGTTGGGGAAAAGTTACGCGTTCCCGTGCAAGCTccgcttttaaaaataaaactttttgcaGTTCGCAGCGGCGTGCTTAAAGAGCTTTCCCTCTAGACGAAAACAGTTGCAGAAAAAGTGAGCTATTCACGTAACTCTAATTGAATGtgctctctctccttttcccagtGTCTCAGTTTAAAATGGTGAATTACTCTTATGATGAAGACCTTGAGGAACTGTGTCCAGTCTGTGGAGACAAAGTGTCTGGGTACCATTACGGACTTCTCACCTGTGAAAGCTGCAAGGTTCTGTACCAATTTCTTCATACAAACAGAAGTACAGCCCAAAAAAGTtccaaacaaacaggaaaaaaacagataattGAAAAATATGGATGTGTAATAATTTGGCTTACTTCTGATGTGTTTCTTGTTAATCACATGAAAAATTAACCACCAAAGCATTTGAGATCTCACCAATCATATTTGTACAGATGGAAAGAAACAACTTGGACTGGTTTGAATTGGAGCTTTATCACTGCTTTtaagtgttttgctgttgtaaaGCGATGTAGCTAAAGAACacctttccttcctaactgTCCTAAATATTGATTTTAGTTGATTTATATACATTTAGAGCATTGCTGTTCCCGGAGGATAAAGTGAAAAAGTATTCTCAATACAGAGCAGTTTTGCAAAGTCTAATGCAGCTTTCTTAAGATTTTCCATCCTTCAACATTATCATGTAAATTTCTGGGATTGTGATGACCTTGCACTTTTTTATACAAACTATATACTCTCAGAGCTCACTTGACACAGAGTCGAGTAGCTATTGTATAATTAAATTACTAATtctgagaataaaatatttgttaatttatCTTCAAACATGAGTTGCATATATCTGAATGATTCTATTATACAAAAGAGTTTAAACAGTTTCAAATTTATAGCATGTCAAATTTGtcatgtaaaaatgttttaagttcTTTGCAATTTTTTAAGTAATGCCCTGTAAAGGAACCTCCTTTGCTAGAACAATGCAATTTAAGGTATTTAGTGGCATGGGAAAATTAACTTAGcacattatattttcattaaaaaaaaaaatcaatgagaagTGAATAACAAGCACTTATGCCTTTAGCATGCACCATTGGGATGTACATTAGCAGGAGgtattctgtatttctgttatCTTTGCCATAGTGTTCCTACTTATTTCATATAGAATTACTTTCCAGGGAACACTTCAGTCATTTTACAATtattaagaaatacaaaaagagcTGGTCAACCTCTCTACTGCTGCTACCACTGCTAGGGGCACAGGAGACTATAGCCAGTCTTGTTAAGCTTTGACGTAAGTGTATAAAACATAGCCCTAATACAGGAAAACCTCTAGACTCTGGTGGTTTTCTCCTGGGTACGGCTCTCTGTAATTTAAAGTAAACCATATAACTTCAGAAGTTCTCAAGTGGTGTATGAAAAATACACTACAgtgatttctgtaaaataaaatgctgaaacacTGTTCAAGCAACAGAGGCTAACTTTTGTGTCTATCATGCAGGGATTCTTTAAGCGAACAGTCCAGAATAACAAAAGGTACACATGTATAGAAAATCAGAATTGCCAGATtgacaaaacacagagaaaacgATGTCCTTACTGTCGATTTCAAAAATGCCTAAGCGTTGGAATGAAATTAGAAGGTAAGCCCTATACGTTTTGCTCATATTGTCAACTATAGATTAATTCCTGAAAAATAAGGACTACATATGATACATACTGGTTTATAAAAAATATGCTATGTATTTATCATGTTTTTGAAGTTACAGTAAAAGGTAACTTTGTGAGTTCAATTAAATTGTTGCTCTCTAAAGGAAATCTAATGAGTAAATGGAAAGTCACTAAAGCCTAGTCAAAACCATAAACTCAAATTTCATATACATATGTTTTGATATTTCAGTACTTTTGAGCTTTTGAATGAAGGGATCTAGATAGTATGGAAATTAGTTTTGCAGCTCTATTTAATGTTTAACCTAAATTAAGTCTTTTTATAAGAAGAgtccagattttaaaaagtcattgttACAGACAGTGAtccaattttatttctattttgtctggttgtttgtttgtttttttaaataatatcttCTAATAATGTGGCATaagtgagagagaaaatgtgtACTTCTCACACTGACCTGCTTTGGgattaaagaacaaaatctCTTAAATTACATCCTATATTTTTTGTGATGCTACACCTGAGATGTTAGTACTAATGAAAGAGTAAGAATTTTGAAGTGTATTTTTTGACTTCATTTGGCTCTCTCAGGTACAGAGAAGAATGAGAAGTGTACAATACCCTTTGAGATAATGCAATGCACAATTATCATTCTGATTAAAATGTGAGACTCATATACACAACTTTAACTTTGATGTATAGAATACTAAAATTCAGATTTCACAGCAAATGGAATTTCTGCTTGACCAAGGACAAGCTTataaaatccttatttttaaaatcatactGAAATCACATTCACCTGACACTTAAAGGAAGAATCAGACCAGTAAGAGATACAATAAACCTTTAACAGAACCATACAGCATAAGCCCCTGTCACCTGAGTTTGGCAACAGAAATCTGTTGATATAACTGAAGATCAACAGAATACTCAGCCTCCTGCAGTCTGATGAATTCAGCACTACTCCAATCGCCCACGAGACTCAGCACTGACACTGCACTAAACATTCTGAATCCCACAGTCTTCCAAattcaaacagtaaaataacagtaaaaaatccttttctcaTTGTTGACATAAAGAATGAGGACAAAATACCTGTAACTACTGCTACTTCTAACACCTCTCAATTGCTGACAATGATATGGGACTGAATTTTGTGCTTCTGCAATTACAAGCAATACACCCTAATATCTGTGGGAGTTACATGAGAGTATGTGCTAATAGAATTTGGCTTACAGTTAATTCTAGAATACTTGGAAGGATACTGTATATACATGTTTAAAGTTAATTACATTTAGCAGCatggtgatttattttaaattcctgcATTTCACTCAATATCAACATTCAGCAGCAATAGTAGAAGCATTTTTTCTACAAATGTAAGTaaagtacatgtatttttaaagatacttttGAAATGTACTTTAACTTCCTTAGCTGTACACACACAACTTTTCCTCTATTTAGAAAATCAGAAGAATGCGTACTTCCATAACTGTAAATGTTTGTGACATTTATGTGTATTTCCCTGATAGTGATATATATAGCCTTAAAGTCTAGTTCATAAATTACCATGgaccaaaaaaaatcattaaacgTTAAAGTCCTTATGATAATGTACAGTATTATGCGTATCTAGCATTCATAATAAATTTTTAATGTTCTACTAATCCCTAAGATAAAAAGCTCAAGAACTTAACCTCCAGCAATCTCAGCAGTCTCAACATGTCACCAGGTTGTCAAAGGTTCCTCTTTCCATCTAATTGCCGCTGGGCAAGGTGGGCTTGGTGGGAGCTCCTCGCCAGACCATTACATATATACCATGGTGACAGACACTGCTGTGACAGAGACCACCAGTATGATTCCCAAGGCAGCTGTTGAAGtggatttgttttaattattcctAATTCCGGAGATATTACAAGCCAGAACAGCGCCAATAGTTTCCGTGTCACTTCCACCTTCCACATGGAAGGCAGTGAGCTGACAGCTTTCTCTCTGCACATTCCAACTGCAGCTAAACATTTCTGTAAAGCTGTTCAGatatctagatttttttttccaagttctaCACCAATTTGAACAGAAtcctcaaaagaaaatatttccttttttgccAAGAAAAACATATTCCCCTTTGTGACTACTGAACATTTTACAATTTACGTTTCAGATGTTTTGCTGCAGTAGAAGGCAGTAATAGAATGATTATAATGAGACAGTGGGGTCCACTGGATACATCTCAAATTTTGGACATCAGCCCTTGTTTCTTAATGACATAGTAGCTTGACAAAATCAAATATACATTGAAATCTCCACATGATCCTATAGTAGGTGTGAAATTCCTGCAGCCAACCATTGTGTTTGTCCCTGTCTCCTAATCAATGTAAAGAGCAGTTCTTTCATGTTAGTGACATGCATGGTATATTTAAATTACCTGAAAAAAGGgacatttaataattttttttccttcaggaacaAAAGTACTActttgaaattgaaaaaaaatcatgcagttacatttttacatttctgctctgtcttactatgtttctttaaagaatGTTGATTTCAAGTTTTCGTTACGATGTACTTCTCTCCCCTGACAGCTGTGCGAGCTGACCGAATGCGTGGCGGTAGAAACAAGTTTGGACCAATGTACAAGAGAGACAGGGcactgaagcagcagaagaaagctcTTATCCGAGCAAATGGACTTAAACTGGAAGCCATGACTCAGGTGATCCAAGCAATGCCAACTGACCTGACAATATCCTCTGCGATCCAGAACATCCATTCTGCCTCCAAAGGCCTACCTCTGAACCACACTGCCTTGCCTCCTACAGACTATGACAGAAGTCCCTTTGTAACCTCTCCGATTAGTATGACAATGCCACCCCACGGCAGCTTGCAAGGTTACCAAACATATGGCCATTTTCCAAGCCGTGCTATCAAGTCTGAGTACCCTGACCCTTACACTAGCTCACCAGAGTCAATAATGGGATACTCATACATGGATAGTTACCAAACAAGCTCACCAGCAAGTATTCCACATCTGATATTGGAACTCCTCAAATGTGAGCCAGATGAGCCACAAGTCCAAGCTAAGATCATGGCATatctgcagcaggagcaagcCAACAGAAGCAAACACGAGAAGCTCAACACATTTGGGCTTATGTGTAAAATGGCTGACCAAACCCTCTTCTCCATTGTCGAGTGGGCTAGGAGTAGCATCTTTTTTAGAGAACTTAAGGTAGGTAACAATCTTACATTATATTCAATTAAGaacaaaagataatttttaCAATGTTGTTCTTTGAGCAAGAGAGTATggtttgtcttcttttttccccccaagcaTCTCTAATTTATTTGGCTTTAAGTAGACAGATAATTATGAGGAGAAATTTGTACCCGTCTTCCACCTGAGCCTGTAATAAGCTGTATCAAGGAATTTCACATTTCAGTTCctctcttctgtattttactACTTATCACAACTGTTATTAACCTCCATAGGGACTAGCATGAATTTTACTCCTTGTCATCCTTTCTCTCTGACTTGTATTCCGAGCTGTAAGCATACCTGTTACACCATTCTACACTCATTTACAAACTTACCATCTCATTTAACACAGAATGGAACCCTACTTCTGCCATCTGCGTGGACTCTAT
The sequence above is drawn from the Anas acuta chromosome 8, bAnaAcu1.1, whole genome shotgun sequence genome and encodes:
- the NR5A2 gene encoding nuclear receptor subfamily 5 group A member 2 — protein: MSSSSHTAIIQESIKHGLTSVGAGVADGHGAPSPARSRLVMLPKVETEALGLARSNGEQGQMPENMQVSQFKMVNYSYDEDLEELCPVCGDKVSGYHYGLLTCESCKGFFKRTVQNNKRYTCIENQNCQIDKTQRKRCPYCRFQKCLSVGMKLEAVRADRMRGGRNKFGPMYKRDRALKQQKKALIRANGLKLEAMTQVIQAMPTDLTISSAIQNIHSASKGLPLNHTALPPTDYDRSPFVTSPISMTMPPHGSLQGYQTYGHFPSRAIKSEYPDPYTSSPESIMGYSYMDSYQTSSPASIPHLILELLKCEPDEPQVQAKIMAYLQQEQANRSKHEKLNTFGLMCKMADQTLFSIVEWARSSIFFRELKVDDQMKLLQNCWSELLILDHIYRQVVHGKEGSILLVTGQQVDYSVIASQAGATLNNLMSHAQELVAKLRSLQFDLREFVCLKFLVLFSLDVKNLENFQLVEGVQEQVNAALLDYTMCNYPQQTDKFGQLLLRLPEIRAISMQAEEYLYYKHLNGDVPCNNLLIEMLHAKRA